A part of Blastopirellula marina genomic DNA contains:
- a CDS encoding AAA family ATPase encodes MDYLTFFCGVLTGIVLFVIIKDVTMRLLSDKTSIPSLLRKHFRGKSVDDVCISERRFPARVRADIQRAIDAMKNEGVEILASVGVQNENIYHGMTLAGAMQGSNPLSSVSPEYETVDIGGEAPVRVVKNGFWMLRYQGEALGMLVSRMLHPCSPPSVNLHVQSCNTPAGTAAAESLLEKLESAIQSAPSYRGKILSLEDAGDEYSGAVAGIRVHKLREVEREQIILPDSTLKLLERNVIQFTKNRAQLANFGQSTRKGLLFYGPPGTGKTHTIHFLTRALEGHTTLIISAEQVQHLADYMTLARLLQPSVVVLEDVDLIARDREHLQTPGQESLLNKLLNEMDGLKEDAAILFILTTNRPEALEGALASRPGRVDQAIEFPLPDEEGRAKLVELYSQGMRLSEDSVAEIVRRTEGVSAAFIKELMRRSVQFHLEHNGTDTVSREDVDNALDEMLFHGGKLNLKLLGATSRIGYQSVES; translated from the coding sequence ATGGATTATCTCACCTTCTTCTGCGGTGTTCTCACGGGCATCGTGCTGTTTGTCATCATCAAGGATGTGACCATGCGGTTGTTGTCCGACAAGACATCGATCCCCTCGCTGTTGCGGAAACACTTTCGTGGCAAGAGCGTTGACGACGTCTGCATTTCGGAACGGCGTTTTCCTGCTCGCGTCCGCGCCGATATCCAGCGGGCGATCGATGCGATGAAAAACGAGGGTGTCGAAATCCTGGCGTCGGTTGGTGTGCAAAACGAGAACATCTATCACGGAATGACATTGGCAGGCGCCATGCAAGGAAGCAATCCCCTTTCATCAGTTTCGCCAGAGTATGAGACGGTCGATATCGGAGGAGAGGCTCCAGTTCGCGTGGTGAAAAATGGGTTCTGGATGCTTCGCTACCAAGGTGAAGCATTGGGCATGCTGGTATCGCGAATGCTGCATCCATGTTCACCTCCCTCGGTGAATCTGCATGTTCAATCATGCAATACGCCGGCAGGGACCGCGGCAGCCGAGTCCTTACTTGAAAAGTTAGAATCCGCGATCCAATCGGCTCCTAGTTATCGGGGGAAGATCCTCTCGTTAGAAGACGCTGGCGACGAATACTCTGGAGCCGTCGCGGGGATTCGCGTTCATAAACTACGCGAAGTCGAACGAGAACAAATTATCCTGCCTGATTCCACGCTCAAGCTGCTCGAGAGAAACGTAATCCAGTTCACGAAAAATCGAGCTCAGCTGGCGAACTTTGGGCAATCGACACGAAAAGGGTTGCTCTTCTATGGGCCTCCCGGAACCGGCAAGACGCATACCATCCACTTCCTGACGCGAGCGTTGGAAGGGCACACCACACTGATCATTTCGGCCGAGCAGGTGCAACACCTGGCCGATTACATGACGCTGGCGCGCTTGCTGCAGCCAAGTGTGGTTGTACTGGAGGATGTCGACTTGATTGCCCGCGATCGCGAACACCTTCAAACGCCTGGGCAGGAGTCGCTGTTGAACAAACTGTTGAACGAAATGGATGGTCTGAAGGAAGATGCCGCGATCCTTTTCATCCTGACGACCAATCGTCCGGAAGCTCTTGAGGGGGCGCTCGCTTCGCGACCGGGAAGGGTTGACCAGGCGATTGAGTTCCCGCTGCCAGATGAAGAGGGACGAGCCAAGTTGGTAGAGCTCTATTCCCAAGGAATGCGGCTTTCAGAAGACAGCGTCGCAGAAATAGTGCGTCGCACCGAAGGAGTCAGTGCGGCGTTCATCAAAGAACTGATGCGGCGAAGCGTTCAGTTTCATCTAGAACACAACGGCACGGATACGGTCTCGCGGGAAGACGTCGACAACGCGCTCGACGAGATGCTGTTCCACGGTGGAAAACTGAATCTGAAACTCCTCGGAGCCACCAGCAGGATCGGCTATCAAAGCGTGGAATCGTAA